The following proteins are encoded in a genomic region of Mahella australiensis 50-1 BON:
- a CDS encoding alpha/beta hydrolase fold domain-containing protein — protein MAFEYLRAGYHAFVLRYSIKENAVWPNPLNDYEQAIELIRSRAEEWHIYEDKIAVLRFSAGGHLALAAATMSKNRPNAALLGYAFIRGRCALIAVSAFCPFCLTTPR, from the coding sequence GTGGCTTTCGAATACTTGCGGGCAGGCTACCATGCTTTCGTGTTGCGTTATTCCATAAAGGAGAATGCGGTATGGCCCAATCCATTGAACGATTATGAGCAGGCCATAGAGCTTATTAGGTCCAGAGCGGAGGAGTGGCACATATACGAAGACAAGATCGCGGTTTTAAGATTTTCAGCAGGAGGTCATTTAGCTTTGGCAGCTGCGACTATGTCAAAAAACCGTCCAAATGCGGCGCTATTGGGCTATGCGTTCATAAGGGGCCGATGCGCTTTAATTGCTGTATCGGCTTTTTGTCCATTCTGTTTGACAACGCCTCGATGA
- a CDS encoding glycoside hydrolase family 2 TIM barrel-domain containing protein: MRRIDFSKDWKFAKEGEELNPVILPHDAMIHEQRDPKSIGGSGIAYFPGGKYIYEKVFHVPGELADKHVVLQFEGVYRNAKVTVNGVEAGGRPYGYIPFFIDMDKFLRYGEDNSIRVEADNSKVPNSRWYSGAGIYRPVWLYISDNAYIEPEGVRITTISYKPPKIHIDVAHHGGEVQFEILDGDKCLMQGSGDCVDIELPNAKLWSDEAPNLYNCHVILMKNGTAVDEWTETFGIRTIEWSNKGLFINGNETLLRGGCIHHDNGILGACSWPKSEERRVRILKENGYNAIRSAHNPPSPAMLDACDKYGMYVIDEMWDMWYQHKTKYDYASDFESCYKDDIQAVVSRDYNHPSIIMYSIGNEVGEPAEGKGLELERKLVKIFHSLDKSRPVTAGINLMILYMASKKKSVFNEEGENPADKQASSASKFNSTMFNMMVSRMGRLMNSFTKRSSVDKVTTPCLDALDIAGYNYASGRYPIEGQKHPDRIIFGSETFPQDIARNWIMVKKYPYLVGDFMWTAWDYIGEVGIGAWAYTPDAKTFSKPYPWLLADAGAIDILGNPGAEAAYAATVWGLRDKPYIGVQPVNRPRKSLIKAMWRGTNAIESWSWKNCDGNPAVVEVYSNQASVELFLNGRSIGKKKVRDCKAVYEIKYEPGMLMAVAYDTAGNETGKAQLASSSGTLRLRVAPEETAVRYGDIVYFDIALVGDNGIIECNDDRLLTVQVDGGTLLGFGSANSRTEEHYDAGRFTTYYGKAQAVVLANGDDMISLTITGESLNEETVSVSVDSFI, encoded by the coding sequence ATGCGGCGCATTGATTTTAGCAAAGATTGGAAGTTCGCAAAAGAAGGCGAAGAATTAAATCCCGTCATATTGCCACATGATGCTATGATACATGAGCAGCGCGATCCAAAGAGCATAGGCGGATCAGGCATAGCCTATTTTCCCGGTGGCAAATACATTTATGAAAAGGTCTTTCATGTGCCAGGAGAATTGGCTGACAAACATGTAGTTCTTCAATTTGAAGGAGTATATAGGAATGCAAAAGTAACGGTCAATGGCGTGGAAGCTGGGGGCAGGCCGTATGGTTACATACCATTTTTCATCGATATGGACAAATTTTTGCGGTATGGCGAGGATAATAGCATCCGAGTTGAGGCGGATAATTCAAAAGTGCCCAATAGCCGATGGTATTCCGGGGCAGGCATTTACAGACCAGTATGGCTTTATATCTCAGATAATGCATACATCGAACCCGAGGGCGTGCGCATAACCACCATTTCATATAAACCTCCGAAAATTCATATTGATGTAGCTCACCATGGCGGAGAGGTGCAATTTGAAATACTAGACGGCGATAAATGCCTTATGCAAGGCAGCGGGGATTGTGTGGATATAGAGCTGCCTAATGCTAAATTGTGGAGTGATGAGGCGCCCAATCTCTATAATTGCCATGTAATATTGATGAAAAATGGAACTGCGGTTGACGAATGGACAGAAACATTTGGTATAAGGACGATAGAGTGGAGCAATAAGGGCCTTTTTATAAACGGCAATGAGACATTGTTGCGTGGCGGCTGCATACATCACGATAATGGCATTCTGGGAGCCTGCTCATGGCCTAAGTCGGAAGAACGGCGCGTCAGAATACTAAAAGAAAATGGATACAACGCTATCCGTTCGGCGCATAATCCGCCTTCGCCGGCAATGCTGGATGCCTGCGATAAATATGGCATGTATGTGATAGATGAAATGTGGGATATGTGGTATCAGCATAAGACGAAATACGATTATGCCTCGGACTTTGAAAGCTGTTATAAAGATGATATTCAGGCCGTCGTTTCAAGAGATTACAACCATCCCAGCATAATAATGTATTCCATCGGAAACGAGGTCGGGGAGCCTGCGGAGGGAAAAGGGCTGGAGCTCGAAAGGAAGCTTGTGAAGATCTTCCATAGCTTGGACAAAAGCCGTCCTGTTACAGCCGGTATAAATTTGATGATACTCTACATGGCCTCAAAGAAAAAGTCTGTATTTAATGAAGAGGGCGAGAATCCAGCAGATAAACAAGCGTCTTCTGCTTCAAAATTCAATAGCACGATGTTCAATATGATGGTTTCCAGAATGGGCAGATTGATGAATAGCTTTACCAAACGCTCTTCGGTGGACAAAGTTACCACTCCTTGCTTGGATGCTTTGGATATAGCAGGTTATAATTATGCTTCCGGCAGGTATCCGATCGAGGGGCAGAAACATCCCGATCGTATTATATTCGGCAGCGAGACGTTCCCACAAGATATTGCTAGAAACTGGATTATGGTAAAAAAGTATCCATATCTTGTAGGAGATTTCATGTGGACAGCTTGGGATTATATTGGAGAAGTTGGGATCGGTGCATGGGCATATACGCCCGATGCGAAAACTTTCAGCAAGCCTTATCCTTGGCTGTTGGCAGATGCCGGCGCTATCGATATACTTGGCAATCCTGGAGCCGAAGCGGCTTATGCAGCCACAGTATGGGGTCTGCGTGACAAACCATATATAGGGGTACAGCCAGTTAATCGTCCGAGGAAGAGCCTGATAAAAGCAATGTGGCGCGGGACAAACGCCATCGAAAGTTGGTCATGGAAGAATTGCGATGGTAATCCTGCCGTTGTGGAGGTTTACTCAAATCAAGCTAGTGTGGAACTATTTCTAAACGGCAGGAGCATTGGGAAGAAAAAAGTGCGAGACTGCAAGGCTGTTTACGAAATAAAATATGAGCCTGGAATGCTTATGGCAGTTGCCTACGATACGGCTGGTAATGAGACGGGTAAGGCACAGCTTGCCTCATCCTCTGGTACGCTTCGCTTACGCGTTGCACCTGAAGAGACTGCTGTTCGCTACGGCGACATAGTGTACTTTGATATAGCATTGGTTGGAGATAACGGTATTATCGAATGCAATGATGATAGGCTGCTTACGGTGCAGGTGGATGGGGGCACTTTGTTGGGTTTTGGCAGCGCAAATTCCAGGACGGAAGAACACTATGACGCAGGCAGGTTTACCACTTATTATGGAAAGGCGCAAGCAGTCGTGCTAGCAAATGGCGACGATATGATTAGCCTTACGATAACAGGCGAGAGCTTGAACGAGGAAACCGTATCGGTTTCGGTAGACAGCTTTATATAG
- a CDS encoding sensor histidine kinase yields MDTVSLNIAYSNLIKGDFINYLNEDDGSKYEKSKSLMDLLISMMGPLRSVEQINMYGLDGQMVGAGFLNQSVKVVLNDKSWFNSVLGYGGLKYISLPYNNSFFIIDTNLKQKRYFISLYRMCFDKYGQKVAIIETAQDCDVVFGEVSNVLNSGADNMRAFIFNGDGQLMFPYRNIDKEDYAFYFDKINISGQNGLSGSFTVYNPNMKENEVVAYNRSDYTGWSVLVVQRAKQVLAPVKEFTALTVIITIIMLVSSLFLSFFTAGRLTNPIRRIHEAVQKTELSNLAFNNDFELNSSVDELEELNSAFQNMNNKLKQSLDELLMAKQEELQAKMLALQSQMNSHFLYNSLATIGIMAEEHMDESIITMCDDVSFMLRYVSSGQLSMVPIEMEIEYVQRYLECMQLRYGSNLHYFIDVDDEITRAEIPKLLVQPLVENALKHGTNVEPPWNIGVYGGVVDDHWQITVSDNGPGFEDDVIESFECEKKLAWQNNFENNSNSGGVGLLNTFNRLKLTYKENMVFEIRNRPDGGAEVTIGGPLPLKEV; encoded by the coding sequence ATGGATACTGTTTCCCTTAACATAGCCTATTCGAATCTAATAAAAGGGGATTTTATCAATTACCTAAATGAAGATGATGGCTCCAAATACGAAAAATCCAAATCCCTTATGGACCTTCTTATCTCTATGATGGGGCCGCTTAGGAGCGTGGAACAAATCAATATGTATGGCCTGGACGGCCAAATGGTGGGAGCCGGCTTTTTGAATCAAAGCGTAAAAGTAGTATTAAATGATAAGTCATGGTTTAATTCGGTGCTGGGCTATGGGGGATTGAAGTATATATCGCTTCCTTATAACAATAGCTTTTTTATTATCGACACGAATTTAAAACAAAAAAGGTATTTCATTTCGTTATATAGGATGTGTTTTGATAAATACGGCCAAAAAGTGGCCATTATAGAAACCGCTCAAGATTGTGACGTTGTCTTTGGAGAGGTAAGCAATGTCCTAAATAGCGGCGCTGATAATATGCGCGCTTTTATATTTAATGGAGACGGGCAATTGATGTTTCCTTACCGCAATATCGATAAGGAAGACTATGCTTTTTATTTCGATAAGATAAATATCTCCGGCCAAAACGGTTTGTCGGGTTCTTTCACAGTGTATAATCCTAACATGAAGGAGAATGAAGTGGTGGCCTATAATCGATCTGATTATACGGGCTGGTCCGTATTAGTAGTGCAGCGAGCTAAACAAGTGCTTGCTCCTGTGAAAGAGTTCACAGCTTTGACGGTTATTATAACGATTATAATGTTAGTATCATCGTTATTCTTATCGTTTTTTACGGCAGGGCGCCTAACGAATCCGATAAGGCGCATACATGAAGCAGTGCAAAAAACCGAGTTGAGCAATCTAGCATTTAATAATGATTTCGAGTTAAACAGCTCGGTCGATGAGTTGGAAGAACTGAATTCGGCGTTTCAAAACATGAACAATAAGCTTAAACAATCGCTGGACGAGCTTTTGATGGCAAAACAAGAAGAGCTACAAGCCAAAATGCTTGCTCTGCAGTCGCAGATGAATTCGCACTTTTTGTATAATTCTTTGGCCACTATAGGCATAATGGCAGAGGAGCATATGGATGAATCGATAATAACGATGTGCGATGATGTTTCGTTTATGCTCAGGTATGTTTCATCAGGTCAATTATCGATGGTGCCGATTGAAATGGAAATCGAATATGTCCAAAGGTACTTAGAATGTATGCAGCTCAGGTATGGAAGCAACTTGCATTATTTTATTGATGTGGACGATGAAATAACAAGGGCGGAGATACCGAAGCTGCTTGTGCAGCCATTAGTGGAAAATGCACTAAAACATGGTACAAACGTTGAGCCGCCATGGAATATCGGCGTATATGGCGGTGTTGTCGATGATCATTGGCAAATTACTGTGAGCGACAATGGACCAGGCTTTGAAGACGATGTAATCGAAAGTTTTGAATGCGAGAAAAAGCTGGCATGGCAGAATAATTTTGAAAACAATTCAAATTCCGGCGGTGTTGGCTTGCTTAATACATTTAACCGTTTGAAGTTGACTTATAAAGAAAATATGGTCTTTGAAATCAGGAACAGGCCGGACGGCGGAGCCGAGGTAACCATAGGAGGGCCTTTACCGCTTAAGGAGGTTTAA
- a CDS encoding carbohydrate ABC transporter permease, with protein MNQNKITVSNVIKQGIACILSLAILIPFLLVIINSFKTKQEAVLMNFALPKEFQWQNYITVIQKGKLVQSFLNSILYASGTMVFTILATSMAAFVLARRRTKLNQFIYFFIILGIMLPLNFVALMKVMQILHLINSRIGLIILYTAMQVPFGVFIIYGFVGTIPREIDEAAVIDGAGPWKMFFSIIFPLLKPVLVTVMLLVFMGAWNDFITPLYMLNTASKWPMTLAVYSFFGRYESEWNLVFADIVLTCLPVFIVYLLGQNQIVSGMTSGAVKG; from the coding sequence ATGAACCAAAATAAGATTACAGTATCAAATGTAATAAAACAGGGTATAGCTTGTATATTGAGCTTGGCTATACTGATACCGTTCTTGTTGGTTATAATAAATTCATTCAAAACCAAACAGGAAGCGGTTTTGATGAATTTTGCACTTCCCAAAGAATTTCAATGGCAAAATTATATAACGGTTATACAAAAAGGGAAATTAGTACAATCATTTTTGAATAGCATATTATATGCGTCGGGGACCATGGTATTTACTATATTGGCAACCTCGATGGCTGCTTTTGTGTTAGCCAGAAGGCGGACTAAATTGAATCAATTTATTTATTTCTTCATCATTTTGGGCATCATGCTTCCGTTAAATTTTGTGGCATTGATGAAGGTGATGCAGATTTTGCACCTTATCAATTCCAGAATTGGGTTGATAATATTATATACCGCCATGCAGGTGCCATTCGGCGTATTTATCATTTATGGATTTGTCGGGACGATACCGAGGGAGATAGATGAGGCCGCCGTTATTGACGGCGCAGGGCCATGGAAGATGTTTTTCAGTATTATATTTCCTTTGTTAAAGCCGGTATTAGTCACAGTCATGTTGCTGGTGTTTATGGGTGCATGGAATGATTTTATAACGCCATTATATATGCTAAATACCGCGAGCAAGTGGCCTATGACGTTGGCCGTTTATAGCTTCTTTGGCCGTTATGAATCCGAATGGAATCTGGTATTTGCTGATATAGTATTAACATGTCTGCCGGTTTTTATTGTTTACCTGTTAGGTCAGAATCAAATCGTGTCAGGGATGACATCGGGGGCGGTGAAAGGTTGA
- a CDS encoding GH39 family glycosyl hydrolase, which produces MINFSVIMDETTPLKHYWEECVGSCHAYTALREDYRTQLKRAHEELGFKYVRFHGLLDDDMSVCLKRAYYDALPPKEAIVYNFVNIDNIYDYLLSIGMKPFIEIGFMPECLASGKETVFHYKGNITPPADYNRWNDLIYAFVEHLGERYGLEEIRQWYFEVWNEPNLCGFWAGTKEQYFELYANTARTIKSYDGQLKVGGPATSVNSWIRDMIEFCEGNSVPLDFISTHHYPTDDPLWKRGSTDLATMDNMQEIILELQKGRYDRDIIKKMTTKARAEAGQYPLFYTEWNTSAMTNDAQHDESYAAAMISKILADNDGLVDIYSFWTFTDIFEESGQLDGVSHGGFGLMNYYGVAKPAYRCFQLFHETGDKRYSVVSSEPDATVEAAAFSIPNGIRVIAYNFNVAGSEIKDEAVHIEISNGIKPKSISIQRIDNDHCNPKQCWIDMGSPKYINAEQLEQLHKASQLSREALESLDVIVPANSMCAIDIELKIFTNVISSFLEC; this is translated from the coding sequence ATGATTAATTTTTCAGTTATTATGGATGAAACTACGCCGCTCAAGCATTATTGGGAGGAATGCGTCGGCAGCTGCCATGCATATACCGCACTGCGGGAGGATTACAGAACGCAGCTGAAAAGAGCTCATGAGGAACTGGGCTTTAAATATGTGAGATTTCATGGCCTTTTGGACGATGATATGAGCGTATGCTTGAAACGGGCGTATTATGATGCTTTGCCGCCAAAGGAGGCGATAGTGTATAACTTCGTAAACATCGATAATATCTATGATTATTTGCTCAGCATCGGGATGAAGCCTTTCATAGAGATAGGGTTTATGCCTGAATGCTTGGCCTCCGGCAAGGAAACGGTTTTCCACTACAAAGGCAACATAACGCCCCCGGCAGATTATAACAGATGGAATGACCTTATTTATGCGTTTGTCGAGCATTTGGGAGAGCGTTACGGCTTGGAGGAAATACGCCAGTGGTATTTCGAGGTTTGGAATGAGCCGAATCTTTGCGGATTCTGGGCAGGTACAAAAGAACAGTATTTCGAGCTTTACGCGAACACTGCGCGCACTATAAAGTCGTATGACGGCCAGCTCAAAGTAGGAGGCCCAGCGACTTCAGTCAATTCATGGATAAGGGATATGATAGAATTCTGTGAAGGAAACTCTGTGCCGCTTGATTTCATATCCACGCATCATTATCCTACCGACGACCCGCTTTGGAAGCGGGGCAGCACGGACCTAGCTACCATGGACAATATGCAGGAAATCATTTTAGAGCTTCAGAAAGGGAGATACGATCGCGATATAATAAAGAAAATGACAACTAAAGCGCGTGCCGAAGCAGGCCAATATCCCTTGTTTTATACGGAATGGAATACATCTGCCATGACAAACGATGCGCAGCATGACGAGAGCTACGCGGCCGCCATGATTTCAAAAATACTGGCTGACAACGACGGGTTAGTGGATATCTATTCTTTTTGGACGTTCACTGATATTTTTGAGGAAAGCGGCCAATTAGACGGCGTATCCCACGGCGGTTTCGGGCTTATGAATTATTACGGCGTTGCTAAGCCTGCTTATAGATGCTTTCAGCTCTTCCACGAAACAGGAGATAAACGCTATAGCGTAGTTTCAAGTGAACCCGATGCAACGGTGGAGGCGGCAGCGTTCAGCATACCGAATGGAATCAGGGTCATCGCATATAATTTTAATGTGGCCGGCTCTGAAATCAAAGACGAGGCTGTTCACATCGAGATTTCAAATGGGATAAAGCCGAAAAGCATCTCGATTCAAAGAATAGATAATGACCATTGCAATCCAAAGCAATGCTGGATCGATATGGGCAGCCCGAAATATATAAACGCAGAACAGCTCGAGCAGTTGCACAAAGCATCGCAGCTTAGCAGGGAAGCTTTAGAGAGCCTGGATGTCATTGTGCCGGCAAACAGTATGTGCGCTATTGATATAGAATTAAAAATTTTTACAAATGTTATTTCCAGCTTTTTAGAATGCTGA
- a CDS encoding VOC family protein, whose protein sequence is MKFIDVCYITNDVIKLRAFYEAVFGVKAEGDAVHSWLYLAGLTFTFDRAPDLQEQSVFRYVEGGGANNVIVGFNVDDVDAEYERLLAQNVEMLNQPTTHSWGARSFQFKDPDGNILNFRSFPKEE, encoded by the coding sequence ATGAAGTTTATAGATGTCTGTTACATCACGAACGATGTAATAAAGCTTAGAGCCTTCTATGAGGCTGTATTCGGTGTGAAAGCCGAGGGCGATGCAGTCCATTCGTGGCTGTATCTGGCAGGATTGACATTTACTTTCGACCGTGCGCCCGATTTGCAAGAGCAATCGGTATTTCGCTATGTCGAGGGCGGTGGAGCAAATAATGTGATAGTCGGATTTAATGTTGACGATGTGGACGCCGAGTATGAGCGGCTGTTGGCGCAGAATGTGGAGATGCTCAACCAGCCGACTACCCATTCGTGGGGAGCGCGCTCATTTCAGTTCAAAGACCCGGATGGCAATATTCTGAATTTCCGCAGCTTCCCGAAAGAAGAATAG
- a CDS encoding ABC transporter substrate-binding protein: MKRWFPLVMVVLLVIGLLSGCGGTDTSTGENESSGQGEGTGGTKKDVTLSQMVSQGWTSDADEAISKKFTEETGITIDWQVTPADQYHDLLKTKLNAGEAPDIFWIQTNPFAIKTEIDPEKNCIDFSDEEWVRVMNLARLPAVSYNDKVYGLMLWPNSPEYVFVYNKTLFEELGITNPPTTYEEFKKDCGIILDKGITPIYEYVAAGWHHVLPFAQIGGRYEELHPGLYDELNNNKIKYADVPEMELALSQMKEFADLGYYGDDYMANTGEDAQERMATRKAAMLTANPGDIKQIKDDYPDCKDEFGLFLIPFVDNQTFPFNPNGPARFAYKNSKYVDEIKEYFNYITNKENLQYKLDNTPGMTNLDVTVDIEQHWLPQELELMDKIPKEKYITVLQSAVKYTNEQWMEIGKDIEGMYMNAMTPKQILENIDERRAKMAKAQGDPAWAQ, translated from the coding sequence ATGAAACGATGGTTTCCTTTGGTTATGGTAGTTCTCTTGGTTATTGGCTTGCTAAGCGGCTGTGGAGGAACCGATACATCGACTGGAGAAAATGAATCCTCTGGTCAGGGTGAAGGCACAGGAGGAACAAAAAAGGATGTTACTCTTTCTCAAATGGTTTCTCAGGGATGGACGAGCGATGCCGATGAAGCTATAAGCAAAAAATTTACAGAAGAAACTGGCATTACTATCGATTGGCAGGTTACACCGGCGGATCAATATCATGATTTGCTGAAGACCAAGCTAAATGCGGGAGAAGCACCGGATATTTTCTGGATACAGACCAATCCATTTGCCATCAAGACAGAAATAGATCCGGAGAAAAATTGCATCGATTTTTCTGATGAAGAGTGGGTAAGGGTTATGAATTTGGCAAGGCTTCCCGCCGTCTCCTATAACGACAAGGTATATGGATTGATGCTGTGGCCTAATTCGCCAGAATACGTCTTTGTATATAACAAAACGCTTTTTGAAGAATTGGGTATAACCAATCCGCCTACAACTTATGAGGAATTTAAAAAAGACTGCGGTATTATATTGGACAAAGGCATTACACCTATTTATGAATATGTGGCTGCCGGATGGCATCATGTCTTGCCGTTTGCACAGATCGGTGGACGCTATGAGGAATTGCATCCTGGTTTATATGATGAACTCAACAATAACAAGATTAAATATGCTGATGTACCGGAGATGGAGCTGGCTTTGTCACAAATGAAGGAATTTGCTGATTTGGGTTATTATGGCGATGATTATATGGCTAACACGGGGGAAGATGCTCAGGAGCGCATGGCTACCAGGAAAGCAGCGATGTTAACGGCAAATCCGGGCGATATAAAGCAAATCAAGGATGATTATCCGGATTGCAAGGATGAGTTTGGTTTATTTTTGATACCTTTTGTTGATAATCAGACGTTTCCGTTTAATCCCAACGGGCCCGCAAGGTTCGCTTATAAAAATAGTAAATACGTTGATGAAATCAAAGAATATTTCAATTATATAACAAATAAAGAAAATCTTCAGTATAAATTGGATAATACGCCGGGCATGACAAACCTGGATGTAACGGTGGATATAGAACAGCATTGGCTGCCTCAAGAATTAGAACTGATGGATAAAATACCTAAAGAAAAATATATAACGGTATTGCAAAGCGCTGTAAAATACACCAATGAACAATGGATGGAAATTGGCAAGGATATAGAGGGCATGTATATGAATGCCATGACCCCTAAACAGATATTGGAGAATATTGACGAGCGCAGGGCTAAAATGGCTAAAGCACAGGGGGATCCTGCTTGGGCACAGTAA
- a CDS encoding response regulator transcription factor yields MEYTVVVAEDEEIILNNIIKKIEQSGMGFKVVGKAVTGRQALSLIESESPDVLFTDIRMPVMDGLELIESVYLRYPYVKKVIISGYAEFDYAKRAIEFEVEDYLLKPFDMEKMLSVLAKIRIELESEADALKRSFNIPVGQKSPEEVAKLLQEYIKENFATDINFNVIADSLNYSPSYLSKLFSHYFGESPSKYLMDLRINRAKYLLKNYKNLSVKQIGEAVGYSDQCYFSRIFKNITGVNPLNYRHEEQ; encoded by the coding sequence ATGGAATATACGGTAGTAGTAGCGGAAGACGAAGAGATTATACTTAACAACATTATTAAAAAAATTGAACAATCGGGCATGGGGTTTAAGGTTGTTGGCAAAGCTGTAACCGGCAGGCAGGCCTTATCTTTGATTGAAAGTGAAAGTCCAGATGTGCTGTTCACCGACATACGCATGCCCGTTATGGATGGCCTAGAGTTGATAGAGAGCGTATATCTTCGATACCCTTATGTAAAAAAGGTTATAATTAGCGGTTATGCAGAATTCGATTATGCTAAAAGGGCCATAGAGTTTGAAGTGGAGGACTATTTGCTCAAACCATTTGATATGGAAAAGATGTTGTCGGTTTTGGCTAAAATTAGGATTGAACTGGAATCCGAAGCTGATGCTTTGAAGAGAAGCTTTAACATACCGGTAGGCCAAAAATCGCCGGAAGAGGTTGCCAAATTGCTTCAAGAATATATAAAGGAAAATTTTGCAACGGACATTAACTTTAATGTTATTGCCGATAGCCTCAACTACAGTCCGAGCTATTTAAGCAAACTGTTCTCGCATTATTTTGGTGAGAGCCCATCAAAATACCTTATGGATTTGCGCATTAATAGGGCAAAATATTTGCTTAAAAACTATAAAAATCTTTCCGTCAAACAGATAGGCGAGGCTGTCGGTTATTCGGACCAATGTTACTTTAGCAGGATTTTCAAGAACATCACAGGGGTAAATCCATTAAATTATCGCCATGAAGAACAGTGA
- a CDS encoding carbohydrate ABC transporter permease, translated as MNQGKIYPLYFTYIALILYAVLFIAPGFLGIYYSFTDWNRYSSEINFVGFDNYKTIFTSNKNYLGYIMNTLKFTLISNIVKIIPALFLAILLNEGLKAKNVHRAILFFPSVLPYLVIGLIFRSMLHPTTGFVNEMLRKFGLDFMAQKWLVDPKWVWPSIYAVDAWRGIGYVMTIFLAGLQSIPNYYYEAADIDGATFMQKLRHITLPMLMPAININLIFGITYGLKVFDIIYVLTNGGPGRMTEVINTAVFKEFADGTYGVGTALSTLLFVFMAVIGLFIVRIMNRREVEL; from the coding sequence GTGAATCAAGGTAAGATTTATCCGCTATATTTTACTTATATCGCTTTAATTTTATATGCAGTTCTTTTTATTGCTCCTGGCTTTTTGGGAATCTATTATTCCTTTACTGACTGGAATCGTTATAGCAGCGAGATTAACTTTGTAGGTTTTGATAATTATAAGACCATCTTTACATCTAACAAAAACTATTTGGGGTATATTATGAATACCTTAAAATTTACTTTAATCTCTAATATAGTAAAAATTATACCGGCATTATTCTTGGCTATTTTATTAAACGAGGGATTAAAAGCAAAAAACGTTCATAGAGCAATACTTTTTTTCCCTTCTGTTTTGCCTTATCTCGTAATTGGCCTGATTTTTCGTTCTATGCTGCATCCTACCACAGGATTCGTTAATGAAATGTTAAGGAAATTCGGACTCGATTTTATGGCGCAAAAATGGCTTGTTGACCCTAAATGGGTTTGGCCCTCTATTTATGCCGTCGATGCCTGGAGAGGGATAGGTTACGTCATGACCATATTTCTTGCTGGTTTGCAATCTATACCTAACTATTACTATGAGGCAGCCGATATAGATGGCGCAACTTTTATGCAAAAGTTAAGGCATATTACACTGCCTATGTTAATGCCGGCTATCAATATCAATTTAATTTTTGGTATTACCTATGGCTTAAAAGTATTCGATATAATATATGTGTTAACCAATGGTGGTCCGGGGCGTATGACCGAAGTTATAAACACTGCTGTATTCAAGGAATTTGCTGATGGCACTTACGGCGTAGGTACGGCCTTATCTACACTGCTTTTTGTATTCATGGCGGTCATCGGACTGTTCATTGTTAGAATAATGAATAGAAGGGAAGTGGAGTTATGA